One window from the genome of Clupea harengus chromosome 19, Ch_v2.0.2, whole genome shotgun sequence encodes:
- the eloa gene encoding elongin-A has protein sequence MKQFPGPSVPLVNMAEELLEAVERLQSRLSENQEPRKLQKTLKRLAELPMTVDILVETGVGKTVNSLRKNDLVGEFAKGLVAKWKKLVPQPADRPTPTKDVRSHSQALDLKRGHKRAREPSPEDMRHAEEEEEEDEEEVEDEEKEEEYEHHEQEEEEEEEEHEHEHEHEHEHEHEHEHEHEHEHVSRYQHNYSPSPPQAYSPTAPGLAGERLPQYQPAYDSPQEESAPSPPRKEPRHSKPHRDPAREYKDRPRERHSTPGGLEQERRKQPPQSAASIGGVEGKKSSNREPSSSSSGSTHRQDKHKNTHAPHDRKHTPHDSRKEKKGGSDGRAHVKREEVEPQEEDRDDFETPTMSFESFLTYDAPTPTKKKKKPQQLKPSPRPAAPPPPAHPSKPSTTNGSRSSKRSERAPSPTSTPIAPTPEKRRKVVDVMPTLPDIPLPAIQPNYRPLPSIEHHTPVSPQRRKVPVSNEEEDSGFTGRRFNSKMTVYSGSKTAYLPKMMSLYEQCIRVLQNNIDSIDEVGGVPFEILEPVLERCTPEQLYRIEECNQHFLEDTDELWMKHCQRDFKRETPQEYESWRELYLRKHDERDERLHRLTVNIKSAHANKPKGRQVKMAYVNSVAKPPRDVRRRQEKFGTNSGTSSSSASSGLPAVRIKPAMAYSSQSDDGAHSSYSSPPEPSRPSVSGGGHSARDKPQVKKIAPMMAKTIKAFKNRFSRR, from the exons ATGAAGCAGTTTCCGGGGCCTTCGGTTCCACTTGTAAACATGGCGGAGGAGCTGCTGGAAGCGGTGGAGAGATTGCAGTCCAGACTCTCCGAGAACCAAGAGCCTCGGAAG ctgcaGAAGACATTGAAGAGGCTGGCAGAGCTACCCATGACTGTGGACATCCTGGTG GAAACTGGTGTTGGGAAAACTGTGAATTCTCTCCGGAAAAATGACTTAGTGGGAGAGTTTGCTAAGGGCTTAGTGGCTAAATGGAAGAAACTTGTGCCCCAGCCTGCTGATCG GCCTACTCCCACTAAAGATGTCcgctcacactcacaagcattaGACCTTAAAAGAGGCCATAAACGAGCACGCGAACCTTCTCCCGAAGACATGCGCCacgcagaggaggaggaggaggaggatgaggaggaggtggaagacgaggaaaaggaggaagaatACGAGCACCATgagcaagaagaagaggaggaagaggaggaacatgaacatgaacacgaACATGAACacgaacatgaacatgaacacgaacatgaacatgaacacgaACACGTCAGCCGGTACCAACACAAttactccccctctcctccgcaAGCATACAGCCCCACAGCGCCCGGTCTCGCTGGCGAACGCCTGCCACAGTACCAGCCGGCCTACGACAGTCCTCAGGAAGAGTCTGCGCCCAGTCCCCCACGGAAAGAGCCCCGCCACAGCAAGCCCCACCGAGACCCAGCCAGAGAATATAAAGACCGCCCGAGAGAACGTCACAGCACCCCCGGTGGCCTGGAGCAGGAGCGGCGGAAACAACCTCCTCAATCGGCGGCGAGTATTGGGGGTGTTGAAGGGAAGAAGAGCAGCAACCGGGAACcgagtagcagcagcagcggcagcacacatcgacaagacaaacacaaaaatacacacgcacCGCAcgacaggaaacacacaccacatgacagcaggaaggagaagaagggaggaagcGATG GGAGGGCTCACGTGAAGCGAGAGGAGGTGGAGCCtcaggaggaggacagggacGATTTTGAGACCCCAACCATGTCCTTCGAGTCCTTCTTGACGTACGATGCGCCCACCCCaaccaagaagaagaagaagccgcAGCAGCTTAAGCCTTCCCCGAGacctgctgctcctccacccCCAGCGCACCCCTCCAAACCCAGCACCACCAACGGCTCCCGCAGCAGCAAGCGCTCCGAACGTGCTCCGagccccacctccacccccatcgCCCCCACACCTGAGAAACGCAGAAAG GTGGTGGACGTGATGCCCACCCTGCCTGACATTCCTCTGCCAGCCATCCAGCCCAACTACCGGCCCCTCCCCTCTATAGAACACCACACGCCCGTGTCCCCGCAGAGACGTAAAG TTCCTGTGTCGAATGAAGAGGAGGATTCCGGCTTCACAGGCCGACGGTTTAACTCTAAAATGACGGTGTACTCCGGCTCCAAGACGGCCTACCTACCCAAGATGATGTCCCTATATGAGCAGTGCATCAGAGTCCTCCAGAACAACATTGACT CAATCGATGAGGTTGGGGGCGTACCATTTGAGATTCTGGAGCCAGTTCTGGAACGCTGCACCCCAGAACAGCTGTACCGCATTGAGGAGTGCAATCAG caCTTTTTGGAGGACACAGATGAGCTGTGGATGAAGCACTGCCAGCGTGACTTCAAGCGGGAGACTCCGCAGGAGTATGAGTCATGGCGGGAGCTGTACCTGCGCAAGCACGACGAACGGGATGAGCGCCTGCACAGGCTCACGGTGAACATCAAGTCGGCCCACGCCAACAAGCCTaaag GTCGTCAGGTGAAGATGGCGTACGTGAACTCGGTTGCCAAGCCTCCGCGTGATGTGCGTCGCCGCCAGGAGAAGTTTGGCACCAACAGCGGAACCTCCAGCTCCAGCGCCAGCTCTGGACTACCTGCAGTCCG GATCAAGCCGGCGATGGCCTACAGCTCCCAGTCGGATGACGGGGCCCACTCCTCATACAGCAGCCCCCCCGAGCCATCCCGCCCCTCTGTATCTGGGGGAGGGCACAGCGCGCGTGACAAACCACAGGTCAAAA aaATTGCTCCAATGATGGCCAAAACAATCAAAGCATTCAAGAACCGTTTCTCTAggcgataa